A genomic stretch from Seriola aureovittata isolate HTS-2021-v1 ecotype China chromosome 13, ASM2101889v1, whole genome shotgun sequence includes:
- the LOC130179983 gene encoding sex comb on midleg-like protein 4 isoform X1, translated as MLQMSVPAATAQKSDGNNSEMQSAAVAPSFIPSQTGKIPGRKRGRPPLRNVAKMDFPNRYPESLPPLKVPKKRGRKPGFKLKPRMVMTPLAISPPSSTPEPDMSSIPQDAATIPHSATPQVLTVCIYINKQANTGPNLDRKKIQQLPDHFGPDRPSVVLQQAVQGCIDSAFQQKTVFTLLTQGYGGEKISATFDGKQHLLSLPVVNSIDYVLRFLKKLCRSLHCENLFSDQPITQHSGGSYQSDAETSMAEDYHLDQSDGKRYSVDPGDSAFSSISSSYSPKSSYGFRSSQQFSNGSASMSMCRQSSTSPNTFPESNRTGGYNASPESQESKAPPNKDPSTWSVEDVVWFIRDADPQALGPHADVFRKHEIDGNALLLLKSDMIMKYLGLKLGPALKLCYHIDKLKQTKF; from the exons ATG CTCCAAATGAGTGTACCTGCAGCAACGGCACAGAAATCAGACGGCAACAACAGTGAAATGCAATCAGCTGCAGTGGCTCCCTCCTTCATCCCCAGCCAGACGGGGAAGATACCgggcaggaagagagggagaccCCCGCTCCGCAATGTCGCCAAGATGGATTTTCCTAATCGTTACCCTGAATCGCTCCCACCACTCAAAGTGCCaaagaagagggggagaaagcCGGGCTTCAAG CTCAAACCCAGGATGGTGATGACGCCGTTGGCTATTTCTCCACCCAGCAGCACCCCTGAACCCGATATGAGCTCCATTCCTCAGGATGCCGCCACCATCCCCCACTCTGCCACGCCCCAGGTGCTCACAG TCTGTATCTACATCAACAAGCAGGCCAACACGGGCCCCAACCTGGACAGGAAGAAGATCCAGCAGCTCCCTGATCACTTTGGACCCGACAGACCCTCCGTGGTGCTGCAGCAGGCCGTCCAAGGCTGCATCGACAGCGCCTTCCAGCAGAAAACGGTGTTCACCCTCCTCACGCAAGGCTACGGGGGAGAAAAAATATCAG CCACATTTGATGGGAAGCAGCACCTTCTCAGCCTCCCTGTGGTGAATAGCATCGACTATGTGCTTCGTTTTCTGAAGAAACTCTGTCGCAGCTTGCACTGTGAAAACCTCTTCAGCGATCAGCCCATTACCCAGCACAGTGGTGGCTCCTACCAGTCAGATG CTGAAACATCTATGGCCGAGGACTACCACTTAGACCAGTCGGACGGCAAACGCTACTCCGTGGACCCCGGCGACTCTGCTTTCAGCTCCATAAGCTCGTCCTACTCACCAAAGTCCTCCTACGGGTTTCGTTCATCACAGCAGTTCTCCAACGGCTCGGCCTCCATGAGCATGTGCAGGCAGTCGTCCACCAGCCCAAACACATTCCCAGAGAGCAACAGGACAG GAGGTTATAATGCATCTCCAGAGTCCCAGGAGTCCAAAGCTCCACCCAATAAGGACCCATCCACCTGGTCTGTGGAAGATGTTGTCTGGTTCATCAGGGACGCAGACCCCCAGGCTCTCGGCCCCCATGCAGACGTCTTTAGAAAACAT gaGATTGACGGAAACGCTTTGTTGCTCCTGAAGAGTGACATGATCATGAAGTACCTCGGACTGAAGCTGGGGCCGGCCTTGAAGCTTTGCTACCACATCGACAAACTAAAGCAGACTAAGTTCTGA
- the afg1la gene encoding AFG1 like ATPase a, translating into MAVHIPLSLKMSPSALLGFKCLYTEQYSSRKLLKSLTELCRRGYSVKAQQAVEEGGGVSAAGFSGPLDHYSGLIRDGTLREDEHQKAVLQKLEELHKTLRGYSNTPTSIFSKFFTKPKPPKGYYIFGDVGTGKTMVMDMFYSHVETEKKKRVHFHGFMLDVHKRIHRLKQSMPKRKAGKMAKSYDPIAPVAEEISEEACLLCFDEFQVTDIADAMILKQLFENLFLNGVVVVATSNRPPEDLYKNGLQRVNFVPFIAVLQKYCQTLRLDSGIDYRKRNRPSAGKLYFLSSEPDVEATLDKMFDELAFKQNDITRPRVMNVHNRKVLLNKACGTIVDCTFEELCDRPLGASDYLEISRLFDTVFIRHIPLLTLNKKTQARRLITLVDALYDHKVRVVILADHPLEDMFVHDGDHGHDESHILMDDLGLKREEASSLSIFSGEEERFAFQRTVSRLTEMQTEEYWLEGDRSAKSQV; encoded by the exons ATGGCGGTGCACATACCGCTGTCTTTAAAGATGTCACCCTCAGCTTTACTGGGCTTTAAGTGTCTATATACTGAACAGTATTCTTCCAGAAAACTGCTAAAATCTTTAACGGAGCTCTGCAGACGAG GATACTCCGTGAAAGCCCAGCAGGCGGTggaggagggtggtggtgtCAGCGCCGCCGGGTTCAGCGGCCCTCTGGATCACTACAGCGGGCTGATCCGAGACGGAACACTGCGGGAGGATGAGCATCAGAAAGCGGTGCTACAGAAACTGGAAGAGCTTCACAAAACACTGAGAGGATACAGCAACACACCGACATCCATCTTCTCCAAG tttttcacaaaacCCAAACCTCCTAAAGGCTACTACATCTTCGGTGACGTTG GCACAGGAAAAACTATGGTCATggacatgttttattcacatgtGGAgactgaaaagaagaagagggttCATTTCCACGGCTTTATGTTGGACGTGCATAAAA ggATCCATCGGCTGAAACAGAGTATGCCAAAGCGGAAAGCAGGGAAAATGGCCAAATCCTATGACCCCATTGCTCCAGTTGCCGAGGAGATCAGTGAAGAGGCTTGTCTTCTATGCTTTGATGAGTTTCAG GTCACTGATATCGCTGATGCCATGATTCTCAAGCAGCTGTTTGAGAATCTGTTTCTGAACGGAGTCGTCGTTGTGGCCACGTCTAATCGTCCTCCTGAAG ACTTATATAAAAACGGGCTGCAGAGAGTCAACTTTGTGCcttttattgctgtgttgcAG AAATATTGCCAAACTCTTCGTCTGGACTCTGGGATAGATTACCGCAAAAGGAACAGACCTTCTGCTGGAAAACTCTACTTCCT CTCCAGTGAGCCTGATGTAGAGGCAACACTAGACAAGATGTTTGATGAGCTGGCTTTCAAGCAGAATGACA TAACACGACCAAGAGTTATGAACGTTCACAACAGAAAAGTCCTTCTGAACAAAGCTTGCGGGACCATCGTAGACTGTACGTTTGAGGAGCTGTGTGATAGA CCTTTAGGGGCCAGTGACTACCTGGAGATCTCCAGGCTGTTTGACACCGTATTTATTCGGCACATTCCTCTGCTCACGCTGAACAAGAAAACTCAAGCCAGGCGTCTCATAACGCTCGTGGATGCCCTCTACGACCATAAG GTGCGGGTGGTGATTCTCGCCGACCACCCTCTGGAGGACATGTTCGTACACGACGGGGATCACGGTCACGACGAGAGCCACATTCTGATGGACGATCTGGGCCTGAAAAGG GAAGAAGCCAGCAGTCTGTCCATATTCAGCGGGGAGGAGGAAAGATTTGCCTTCCAGAGGACAGTGTCTCGACTCACAGAGATGCAGACGGAAGAATATTGGTTGGAAGGGGACAGAAGCGCCAAATCACAGGTTTAA
- the LOC130179983 gene encoding sex comb on midleg-like protein 4 isoform X2 produces the protein MSVPAATAQKSDGNNSEMQSAAVAPSFIPSQTGKIPGRKRGRPPLRNVAKMDFPNRYPESLPPLKVPKKRGRKPGFKLKPRMVMTPLAISPPSSTPEPDMSSIPQDAATIPHSATPQVLTVCIYINKQANTGPNLDRKKIQQLPDHFGPDRPSVVLQQAVQGCIDSAFQQKTVFTLLTQGYGGEKISATFDGKQHLLSLPVVNSIDYVLRFLKKLCRSLHCENLFSDQPITQHSGGSYQSDAETSMAEDYHLDQSDGKRYSVDPGDSAFSSISSSYSPKSSYGFRSSQQFSNGSASMSMCRQSSTSPNTFPESNRTGGYNASPESQESKAPPNKDPSTWSVEDVVWFIRDADPQALGPHADVFRKHEIDGNALLLLKSDMIMKYLGLKLGPALKLCYHIDKLKQTKF, from the exons ATGAGTGTACCTGCAGCAACGGCACAGAAATCAGACGGCAACAACAGTGAAATGCAATCAGCTGCAGTGGCTCCCTCCTTCATCCCCAGCCAGACGGGGAAGATACCgggcaggaagagagggagaccCCCGCTCCGCAATGTCGCCAAGATGGATTTTCCTAATCGTTACCCTGAATCGCTCCCACCACTCAAAGTGCCaaagaagagggggagaaagcCGGGCTTCAAG CTCAAACCCAGGATGGTGATGACGCCGTTGGCTATTTCTCCACCCAGCAGCACCCCTGAACCCGATATGAGCTCCATTCCTCAGGATGCCGCCACCATCCCCCACTCTGCCACGCCCCAGGTGCTCACAG TCTGTATCTACATCAACAAGCAGGCCAACACGGGCCCCAACCTGGACAGGAAGAAGATCCAGCAGCTCCCTGATCACTTTGGACCCGACAGACCCTCCGTGGTGCTGCAGCAGGCCGTCCAAGGCTGCATCGACAGCGCCTTCCAGCAGAAAACGGTGTTCACCCTCCTCACGCAAGGCTACGGGGGAGAAAAAATATCAG CCACATTTGATGGGAAGCAGCACCTTCTCAGCCTCCCTGTGGTGAATAGCATCGACTATGTGCTTCGTTTTCTGAAGAAACTCTGTCGCAGCTTGCACTGTGAAAACCTCTTCAGCGATCAGCCCATTACCCAGCACAGTGGTGGCTCCTACCAGTCAGATG CTGAAACATCTATGGCCGAGGACTACCACTTAGACCAGTCGGACGGCAAACGCTACTCCGTGGACCCCGGCGACTCTGCTTTCAGCTCCATAAGCTCGTCCTACTCACCAAAGTCCTCCTACGGGTTTCGTTCATCACAGCAGTTCTCCAACGGCTCGGCCTCCATGAGCATGTGCAGGCAGTCGTCCACCAGCCCAAACACATTCCCAGAGAGCAACAGGACAG GAGGTTATAATGCATCTCCAGAGTCCCAGGAGTCCAAAGCTCCACCCAATAAGGACCCATCCACCTGGTCTGTGGAAGATGTTGTCTGGTTCATCAGGGACGCAGACCCCCAGGCTCTCGGCCCCCATGCAGACGTCTTTAGAAAACAT gaGATTGACGGAAACGCTTTGTTGCTCCTGAAGAGTGACATGATCATGAAGTACCTCGGACTGAAGCTGGGGCCGGCCTTGAAGCTTTGCTACCACATCGACAAACTAAAGCAGACTAAGTTCTGA